The Sorghum bicolor cultivar BTx623 chromosome 6, Sorghum_bicolor_NCBIv3, whole genome shotgun sequence genome contains the following window.
GTTTCCTATTAGTAGATCAATGATTTGCATCCAGATCAAATATCTCTAGTTTAAGGTTAACTCAGTAAGGTTCAACTCCTTTGTCTGCCAGGCAAGCTAGACAAGGAAACACGGCCTTGTCTGTAGTCTGTAACTCTGTACTCATGTCAATCGTCAAGCATGACTGCACTCTTTGCAATGTAATGTGCAAAAAGCAGTTCAAAATTCCCAAATGCAAATGTTTAGCCTCATCTCTTCACCATGCCTTCGATGAAATGAAGTCCAGTTTAacctttttttaaaaagaacTCTTTGTAATTCATGAACTGAATTTCAGGTCTTGTTAGCATGTGGTTTACTGATAAGATAGGGCAAGTTCAGTTTGTCGATGCTGTTTTGtgggaaaaaaaaatcaatgtaTAAACTATAAATAAAATACATATTAGAAGCCCGAGAGCTttcatggaaaaggaactttcatcTAGAGGAACAGTTCTGCGCGATTTGTTCTCAACAGGCAAAGCCAAGTTGCTTCAAGTAATTAGGTTACCTTTATTTATAGATTCTAGTGTTGTCCTCCCACAACATTCAGAACATCCAggttttagtatttttttaatgCATTGCCAATAGAAAACAAGTCATTTCTTAGATTATTCTACATATTTATGGTAGGAAGTTGGTCAGTCCGTTCTGGTGTTCCAGAGAAAGGAAAATTAGCAATGAAGAGTTATTACATAGTAGTGTTTATCGCATTCTGTTTTGTTATCTGAAAGCTACAAATGCATGCAATTAACCGTTTTGTTGTGAGTCCAGTTGCTTTGCGTTGCAGTAGGTCGTCTATCTATAATAACCAGTACATCCATCCAACAAAAATAATCCTGTATTTTTCCTGCACGCTTTGGTTTCTACTACATTATTTTTTTCATTGATCAGGTGTACTCAAATTGAATCAGCCACTCCCATCCCAACAGACCGTGGTATCTGGTTTCAGCCATCAGAAATATCGCTCGGAATTGCAGGAAGATATACGCGGTCAAATACTCAAATGTCACGATTGTTCAGAGTTCATGGAAAAGATCCCACACCATTACCCGCTCAAGTCTGAACTTGAATAGTTCTCTGGAGTAGCACTGAAGTAGATGTAATCATATAAATATTTGTCAGATAAATTCGCAACATCCAGTCAATGCATGTTCCCGCAGGGCTATATATATTGCCAGCAAGATCACACACACTTTCTTTGTTTCCTCTATATAAAAGGATGCTATTGAGGCTGGGATCATGCATATTAGAGAGACTACATTATATTTTGCTATAAGATAAAGACCACCCCAAATGCAGGGGCAACGCAGTAGCATCTCTGGTTCAATTACAGAACCTGCCCTTGGAAGTTCAAACTGCGATACAAGTTTAGGAAATGGATGATGGCTGGTGGGTAATTTGCTCTTTCCACCGTTCCAAAACAAACGCAAGTCATTTTTAGCTTCGTCAAAATCTTCCAACTTTGAACTACCTTTGGATGATCGCCGCCATAACACAACGGAATCACTTATTGTCAAGATAAAGGAAGAGGCGAGAATGGTGTGCAGCAGGAGCCAAAAATCTTTGAGATCATTCCTACCTCCCTTGCTTGAGGCATAGCTTAGTTTTTTGTGGTTGTTTGTTTCTTTTGTGTGATTGTTTTGTATAGTGCTTGTTCTCTTCTGTATCAATACAAGTTCGGTAAAGCTCCTACCGAccgtttaaaaaaaaagagagagaaaaaataatAAAGTTCACTCCAATCCACATCGATCATATTTGCATTTTTTTAAACTATAATCATATTTgcattttttttggggggggaaaCACGTTCTGAAGCCGATCTGTGGTTGTCTGACGAAACAAAACGGCATGGGTTCGTTCCGCACTTCCGCTTGTTCTTTTCTTTTCAAGGGGTATGTACGGACCCAGATCCTGACCTCTGAGGCCAAGCAGCTCCTTCACACTGTGAATCAAACAGGCCCGCCCACGAACAAGATCAGTGCGCCATCTTGCTCCAGGCCATTGTAAttgcaaaaacaaaaaacaaaaaaaatctgtATTTCGTTGACTATATGCTACCAAAAAAAATTCGGATGATGTAAAAAAGCAATGCCTAAATATCAGGCCCCAGAAACTCTACCTGCATGCTCAAAAATGAGAAGAGAAAAGTCACCTCACTTGCAGCCGCAAATACAATCTACCAACAACCTCCATTTTCTAAAATTCGGTTCCCCCATTAAATCATATACGGTGCAGCTGTACGAGAACGAAACAGGCCTATGTGAATCTTTAATCTTCCTTTTACTCTCCTCGCTCTTTAACTCTCCTCGCATTACATGTACAGTACAACATGGTGAAATGAACAGCACAAACAGTATACTCTACAGCAAGTCAGATCCTGCCTACCAGTCAACGCTAAATCGAAAACCTGTCAAAAAGTTTAACAGGGCTGGGCTACCAAAACTGTCACTGAGATTGGGGATGGAAGTATTGCATCCCAGGAGGTGGCTGCAAGGGCCTGAAAGGTGGAATACCAGGCGGCTGAAGGGCAAACTGCATCTGAGGCGCTAGGTTCATTGGCATCTGCTGCTGAAGCATCGGTGGAGTTGGTGGCTGGCTCTGCGGCATGACAGCCATTTGAGGCTGTGGAGCTGAAGGTGAGGGCCTTCCTAGGTTCATCATCTGGGGTGGTGGAGGCGGAGGTGGCGGGGCCATGGTGCTCATGTTGTAAGGCATGCCCATCATTACACCTCCAGGCTGAGGGACAAACTGCTGGGGAGAGGCCTGGTAGATATTGTACTGAGGCTGAGATGCAGGGGATTGGCTCTGCATAGGTGCTTGTTGCACTAACATTGCCTGGGGCTGCTGCTGAGCTGCTGTGGCAACCACTTGTGGCATTGGAACGAAAGCAGCAGCATTCGCGACGCTTGGTACCTGCGAAAGTTGGTCAGTTTTTTGCCTCTTATCTGAGCGTGCTTCAGATGAATTCTTCGCTTCTTCAGCAGCAAACTTGGAAAGTGCAGATTGCAGAATCTGCTGAGAGTTCGATGATGCTGCAATCTTGTCCGCAAGGATAGCAGCAGCTGTCTTCTGCTGCTCCTTTACTTGCCCATTGGAAAGCACCTTTCCTGGCTCTACTGAAGATGCTGATTTGGGCAGCGGAATGGTTGGCTCATTCTTGAGTCTCCGCTGCATGTTGGAGGCTTCATGCACCATTGCTTCAGCTAGCTGTTGATTGGAAAATTTAAAAACATAAGAATGACTGTGTTTACATCCTGCAGAACACTATAAGCATGTATCAACATTTCCATTGTTTGGAATGGTTGGAAAACATTACCTGTAACTGAGTGCGGACTTTCTCCAGTTCAGATTCCTGAGTAACATAAACAAATAAGATTCCATAGTTCCATCGACGAAATACAAGTAACAATGACAAGCTAATACATATTCAAAAAGACAAAATCTAAGTTGTTCTAACCTGTTCCTGCAATGCCTCCTTCAATTCAGACACAACAGCTGCTCTATTTGTCTCAACAACTTTTAGCTTTTCGATGCAATTTTTCATGTTAGCCTCCTCATCCTTTAGTTCTGTGCAAAGACCCTCACGACGAGGATCTTGGGCTGCATACAGAGGACGTCTTAGAATGTCTACTAAGGTAGCAAAAATGCAGGACTCCACCCAGGCCGGCAACAAATATTACCTCTGATACAAGCGCTGTTGACGTCCTTCTCCATCTTTCCAACACGACGCATAGAAGTCTTGCATTTTTCCAGGTCAGCATCCTCATCTGCTTGTTCACTGAGAACAGTGTGCAATGCAGATACAATCCTCTCTGCAGTTCCTCCAATGCCTAGTCTCTGATCAAAGATGGTGATAATATTtgaaaatttcatagcaaagtACAAGTGTTAAAAAATAGTCTAGTAGGAAGAGTAGAAAAacttacaagtttcacagaacgCGAATCTCTTTTAACAATCCTTATTGAAGAACTGTGAGAGCGCTTTTTGGTCATATCTAAATCAGGAAGGGGAGCTGCCCCAAGCATCACATCCTTGATGCCCCCAGCACGTGAACCGAAAACTCTCCTTTCTTGCCATATGTCAACCTGGGACACATTTGTGCATTACTAATACGTTTTTGCAGCTACACGACAAATCAACAATATTAACAGGATACACGTGTATTTTCAGAACAGATATGCAACAGCTGGGAACTCATGACATCAATATACAACACTCACCAGCCTAGATGCCACCTTCTTCCCACGGTCGTCACCATTCTCGCTTACATTTTTAAGCGCCCCAGGGAGAACTTTCCAAAATTCTTCTACAAACTCTGTCCCGTTGCGCTTGCTGTTCTGTAAGATGTCATTAGCAAGATAAAGGAAAGGGACCATCTGCTCCTTGCCAGAGCTGTGGAACTGCTTGTCCCAAGTCTGAACAATTTGCTCTGCATTCTTTCTATGGTAAATGCACCAATGCGACAGTGCTAGTGGCCACAAAGAGCAAAAGTCAAGGCAACAACCGGATAACAAAAATACATGTTATGGCAAAGAACTCAATCTATTTACACCAACTGAATAGGATAAAAGATTTTAAGTCAAGTCATTTTCAGTAGACATATAGTCCCAGCGAGTCAAAATGTGCAGAACGGCCAAATCCTGCCGGCTATTCAAAGATACATCCTTTTGAACGAACCTGACAGCAATTCGATGGACGCGAGATTAAGCACGGAAAAGAGATGTATCTACAGTCTAATCGTACAGAAAACGCGAGACTAAGCGCACAAGTTGCAAATTCACACAAAACTTCCCTGGAAGCACCACAAACAGTCCAAAGTCCAAAGATTTGAACGGATAAAAGTAGGGAAAGGATACTCTCGATGCATTGCTGCGTGTTGTTGAGCTTGGCGAGCTTGTCAGCGAGTATGTCCTCGCTGAACGCGCTGTTCATGGCCGCCCGAACAGCACGGAGAGCTCAAAACGTCGCGCAGATCTTGGGGGCGGGGTGAGGAAGAGGGACCGACGAAACCTAGATAGAAGAGCTGCTAGGCGACCACGGCGCCGATGGCGGAGGCATCAGCCGCCGAAATTTCGAGGAGCGGATGGATCAGGgaggctagggtttggagaggtAAGAACTAAAGAAGAGGAGTGTAAGCGTGATTCAGATCGGCTGAAGCGTTTTCCttgttctttttgttttttttttcttttaggtcttgtttacttccaaaaaattttacaaaataggaatagtagcaattttgtttgtatttaacaaatattatttaattatggactaactagactcaaaagattcgtctcgtcaattccgaccaaactgtgtaattagtttttattttcatctatatttaatattctatgcatacgtctaaagattcgatgtgatggagaatttgaaaaattttgcaaaatttttggaaactaaacaaggccttaatttatATAGAGACATCTTTTAGAAAGAAAGAATAAACAACTTATTATCATTTTTATCATCAAAatattattataaaaaataaatttagacAAAATGTCatttccaaaataaataaataaataaaggaccCCAAGTGACATCCAATCTTACAAGAGAGAGAAGAGGTTTAGGTCACCCAATAATAAAAGATTGATATCTCATCTCCATGCCCATTAGATTAGTCTTTGGCTTTTTTATATAACCATATATAGTCGTAGCACAACACCACAACTTTGTCTCATTGACGTGTAAAGACAATATTCATCATATAGCTAGAGTGATATAATAGTGCATCACTTTCTTTCTCATGTCCACCCCCAAGTTTCCCAACATGGAAACTCATGTGCGAACGTCATACTACTTCTAGTTCATGACGTATGATTGTTGCAAAACTCTAGCGGCAGTGGAGGCAGCCGGGCGAGGTCGGGGTAGGGGCGCCATTCCCAAAGCTAGGAGCTCGGTGTCTTTAGCAAGCGTGCCCATGGTGGAGCTCTAGTGAGAAAGGGGAGAAGGCGGCTGCCTTAGCCCATCGGAGCTTCGACGAACCCTAGCACCGCAGCGGGGCGGTGGGGGCGAGGGTGAGGAGGAGGGTAGGGTCGAGGACTAGCATCAGAGGGAGAAGATCAAGGGAGCATGCTCGTCACAAGGAGGATGCGGAGAAGAAGTTGTCGCGATGAGGAAGATGAGGTCGTGCGCGCTCTCTAAGAGAGTTATGGGTCACACTCCCCTATTATTATAGTTAATTTCTGGATATTTTAGCCTTACGACTATACGATTGAGAATGGGTAAGTCTATTCTTGCCTATTCCCTACCCAAACCCTAGATCCTTACCTCTAGATTTTCTCTTGAGTCACCTACAGGTAATATATCAGATAAAAACATTGTAGCACATTACCATTGATGCACAAGTAAGGAGAAGTACGAGGCGAATTCTactctgatttttttttgaaaatgtgCGGTTTATGTGTAGCACTTGATGATAGGGTAACATGATTATAATCCATGGTGAACACTCGTGAAAAGTTGGGGTTTCCAAACAAGGGGTTATTCTATGATGTTGGCGTCTAATTTCCTCTCGTGTAAAGAACAAATGGCGCACATTCAAGACATACATGCAAAATATGTATTGCAAAGGAAGTTTTTCATAGTAATTGAACTATCCATATCAAGGAGTCTTAAGTTATGAGGCCTCACAACCTCAATCAAGTATGCAACACTCAATCCTTACGAGATAGTACTAAATAGCAAACACTAGACAAAAACTTTGACTTAGCACAGGAATATGTGGCTTTATCATGTATGAAGCTCTTCCTCAGTAAGGTGGTGTGACTTGGTGGAGAACCATCGACCAAGTTGAGACATGCACGATGATGAGAGTAATGGAGGGTAGATTCAAGGCGGTGGTGATGACGATGAATGATGTTATGAAAGACGAAGGCATGTGTTGTTCTAGTGAGAGTCAACACAACTAGTGTGGCAAGAATGGTGGTAGATATATGGATTCAGTCATTCAGATACCTAAAATAGCCACTAGACCCACATGTCATTGACCCGTATGGTAAGGTGTATTAATAACTCGGTGATACGACATCTTAGATGGCAAATCTATAAAGGCATCAAGTGGCACTAGTAAAAATGAATAACTTGGACTAAAAGGAGTTGCTTTGGAGAGCAACACAGTTCCCAAAGCATAACTTtgaatttttattattataaaaatatttattaaaaatgatgtatgtatattttataaatatttttatgaaagtttttttcaagataaaatttATTTATATGGTTTTTACATTTCTAAACTcaaaacttaaaagttattctatATTGCTAATGTTTGAACCGAGACTTACGGAGGAAGTAAGAGGGTAAGAGAACACACAATACATGCTGTGCTTATATTGTCGTACATCCTAAGGCATTGTTTGGTttggtggagattgatcccttGTGAAGGGGATTAACTGAACAAGACCTAAAGGAGGATGATTGTTAACACAAACACATGAACGACATAAGTTGGCCGCTTGTTTGAGCTCTTCATGCAGGAAGATCTGATCTAATGTTACAgatctgatctgatctgatctgatctgaATGAGAAGCTCAAGCGCTTTTTCAGCTCTACCATCCCTTTTACCTAAAAGTCTGTGTGCGCACTTGTCTTGCTTCCAGTGGCTCCGTAAGTCATAATCACATTAGCCATCATAACCATTCTACTTCAGAAATCAAAATGCTACCAATAATGCAATATTCAATCTAGTTCTGATCAGTTATACATCAGTTGAGATTTCTACGTATAGTATAAACGTACAATTCACACGAAGCTGCCATCATGCCAAGATAATTCACTATTGAAGGAACGTGATCAGCCATTGATTCCATACGTGATAAAAGATATGGCATATTCAATCTCGAGGCTTTCATCACTCAGGTTGAATTATGTTAGCGAAACATCTGTTCGACTCCACAGAAGCAAGCAACAATGACATAGAGTTCTCCCTAATTGCCTCATCAAATCATAAAGCTCCTACAAGCCCTTCTTAACTCTCTAAGGGAAAGTTCAAATGCGAGGATATGACGAAAAGCGAGCCAGAACTCAGCACATGGTAACTAAAGCCGGAGCGAAGATCTTCacttcttcctcttctttggGGGCTGGAGTGAgtcttcatcatcatcttcctcctcgtcctcatcctggtcgtcgtcttcctcctcaTCTACACcatcctcctcctcgtcatccCCATTGTCATCCCCATTGTCGTCGTCCTCATCATCCCCATTgtcatcgtcatcgtcgtcatcgtcatcgccGCCACCACCCTCCTGGTCTTCGGGATCttcctcatcttcctcaccattTTCCTCAGCATCACCTCTTTGTTTCTTCTTGTTCTCATTGCCCTTTGGGTTGTCATATCCCTCCCCTTCTGAGATGTCCTCTTCACCCTCCCCAAAATCACCGTCCTCGTCCCCattgtcatcaccatcatcttcatcgcCAGCATCAACAGGTTCAAGCTCATCACTCTTCTTTCCACACATCTTGAAGTCAGGCATGCCACAGATTGAACCCTGTACAATGATCAATATTCAGGTGTCAACATTCAGAACAAAGTTAAACACTGAAGAAACAGAAATTCATATAGCATGGCAATTTGGATTCACATCTTAAGGTCACACCGCCATAGCATGCTTGAACACACATATATCAAATATGGAACAAGGTGAGAATAAATGACACCATGGAAAGCAAACCAGATGTACCGATGCAAATAGGTtgccaagaaaaaaaaactttagttgCAGCACAGGCAGCAGATTAGTAGGTTACCATGATAAACTGGACATGTCAAGAAGCAAGAACATTAACTCATTCCTCGATGTGCAACTATACT
Protein-coding sequences here:
- the LOC8079547 gene encoding prostatic spermine-binding protein — encoded protein: MDTVTPAPAAAVHACAGEAVVMENLLLAATAAAEGSICGMPDFKMCGKKSDELEPVDAGDEDDGDDNGDEDGDFGEGEEDISEGEGYDNPKGNENKKKQRGDAEENGEEDEEDPEDQEGGGGDDDDDDDDDNGDDEDDDNGDDNGDDEEEDGVDEEEDDDQDEDEEEDDDEDSLQPPKKRKK
- the LOC8068447 gene encoding regulation of nuclear pre-mRNA domain-containing protein 1A, which codes for MNSAFSEDILADKLAKLNNTQQCIETLSHWCIYHRKNAEQIVQTWDKQFHSSGKEQMVPFLYLANDILQNSKRNGTEFVEEFWKVLPGALKNVSENGDDRGKKVASRLVDIWQERRVFGSRAGGIKDVMLGAAPLPDLDMTKKRSHSSSIRIVKRDSRSVKLRLGIGGTAERIVSALHTVLSEQADEDADLEKCKTSMRRVGKMEKDVNSACIRAQDPRREGLCTELKDEEANMKNCIEKLKVVETNRAAVVSELKEALQEQESELEKVRTQLQLAEAMVHEASNMQRRLKNEPTIPLPKSASSVEPGKVLSNGQVKEQQKTAAAILADKIAASSNSQQILQSALSKFAAEEAKNSSEARSDKRQKTDQLSQVPSVANAAAFVPMPQVVATAAQQQPQAMLVQQAPMQSQSPASQPQYNIYQASPQQFVPQPGGVMMGMPYNMSTMAPPPPPPPPQMMNLGRPSPSAPQPQMAVMPQSQPPTPPMLQQQMPMNLAPQMQFALQPPGIPPFRPLQPPPGMQYFHPQSQ